A stretch of DNA from Candidatus Caldatribacterium sp.:
AAAAGGTGTAGGAAAGCAACGGAACAGGGAGGAAGCAATGATTCGAATTGCCACAGACCACCTGAGGCCAGGAATGGTCGTAGGATACCCTATCATTCGGGACGACGGCGTGGTCCTCCTCAGAGAAGGTATACGCCTCAACGACCGCCTAATCCGAAAAATCAAGGAGTTAGGTTTTGCGTACATCTACATCCGCGACCCCCGTTTCGCCGATATTGACCTTGAAGAAACAATTTCCCATGACATCCGCCGACAGGCTCTCGTCACCCTCAACGAATCGTTCTACCAGATTGTCAAGGGGAACGCGAAGGCTATCGAGCCTCTGAAGAGGCTCGTTGATGAAATCATCGATGAGGTGCTGAGCGCCAAAAAATCGGTCGTGAGCCTCATCCAGCTCAGGCAGCACGATGATGCCGTCTTCTCCCATTCCGTGAACGTAGCTGCGCTGAGCGTATTCATAGGGAAATTCCTGCGCCTTTCCCGGCAGCAATTGCGCGTTCTTGCCCTGGGGAGCCTTATGCACGATCTTGGGAAAATCCGTGTCCCCTTGGAAATCCTGAACAAACCAGCACGCCTCTCTCAAGAAGAGTGGGAAATTGTACAGAAGCACTCTCTCTGGTCGGCGGAACTCATGTCGGAGCGAGTGCCTGAGGAACCTGAGAGCATTCGCATCGCCCTCCAGCACCACGAGCGCCTCGACGGCTCCGGATACCCCTATGGGCTCTCAGGGGAAGAAATCCATTTCCTCTCCCGTATCTGTGCCTGTGCCGATGTGTACGATGCGCTCACCGTTGACCGTCCCTACCGGAAGAGATTCTCCTACGCAGAGGCCTTAGAGTACCTCATGGGGAATGCCTCAAGGCTTTTTGATCTCCAGGTTGTGACCACCATGGTGCGGCATATTGCCCCCTACCCTGTGGGGGAGACAGTTCGCCTCACCACGGGAGAAATCGCCGTGGTGGTCCGCTTGAACGATGGCCTCCCCATTCGTCCGGTGGTTCGGGTCATTCGGGATTGCAGCGGACAGCTCTTGGAAAAACCAAGAGACATCGACCTCATGAAGGAGCTCACCGTGGCCATTGTGGGGACGGTAGAAGAGAACTTTGAGGACTTCTACACAAAGGAGGATCTCACTTCCTTAGACATTGAACACCTCATCGATTGAGGAAAGCACTCCCATCGCAGATGGAGTCGTTCAATTCTTGAAAGCCCTCGCGGCATGTGGAGAAGGGAAGGCCCAGCGAGTGGACGAGCTCCCGAAAGCGGGAAAGAATGCCAAAGCGGAGATTCTTCTCAAGGTAGAGACTGTTGCCCCTTTTCTCAGAGTAGAGCGAGAGAGTCCTGCGAATCTCGGGAAAGGCTCTGAGGAGTCGGCTGCCCGTATCCCAGCGGAGCTTCAAGGTGGAAACAATGACTTGCCTTACATAGGGAGCAGTAGCCTGGAGAATCCGAAGCCACTCTTCGGGAGAATCGTTAATCCCGGGAATAATGGGGTCCACCCGGAGCACAACGGGAATCCCTTTCTGGGCAAGAAGAGCACAGGTAGCAACTCTTTCCCGAGGTGGAGGCGCACCGGGCTCAAGGAGTCGGGCTTTCTCCTCGTCAAGGGTTGTAATGGTTATACTGACCACAGCCTGCATTTCCGAGAGGAGGTCCCGATCCTCAAGGACGAGGGAAGACTTCGTAACCACAAGGACTGGCATTTGGGCATCGCGGCAGAGCTCAAGAACCTTTCTCGTGAGCCTTCGTTCCTTTTCCAGGGGAGGGTAGGGATCCGATGAGTTGGACAGGGACAGGTAGAGATTTCTATCGCACTCTTCCAGATCCCTGGCGAGGGCACGGAGAAATGGTGGCTTTTCCCGGACTTCAAAAGCTCGGGGGATGAACGAGGATATGTAACAGTATAGGCAACGGTGGGCGCAACCCGTGTACGGGTTCAAGGTGTACTTAGGGGGACAGGTACACAATTCCCCCTTCCAGGGGTCAAAGAAACGCAGTATCCGCATAGGGAAAACCCCCCATAAGGAGGCGATACCATGAATTTTGAGAGAGTCCTTTGGGAAGAGCTCCACACCCAGGCACTGCGTGTGCTCAGTAACGTCGGAGGACTCCTCCTTGTTACCCAAGGAAAGGAGAGCCCGAAACCTAACGTCATGACCATCGGGTGGGTCACTTTCGGCATCGTGTGGGGAAAACCAATAGCCACAGTGCTCGTGCGCCCATCCCGTTTCACCCATTCTCTCCTTGAAGAAAACCCTCTTTTCACCGTCAACGTTCCTTCTCGGGATCTCACCAAGGCAGTGGCAGACTGCGGAAAGTACTCCGGACGCGCCGTGGATAAATTCGCTTCCTGCGGCCTTACTCCCGTACACCTCGGAGCATTCCCCA
This window harbors:
- a CDS encoding flavin reductase family protein encodes the protein MNFERVLWEELHTQALRVLSNVGGLLLVTQGKESPKPNVMTIGWVTFGIVWGKPIATVLVRPSRFTHSLLEENPLFTVNVPSRDLTKAVADCGKYSGRAVDKFASCGLTPVHLGAFPIPSIAECIASFQCIVVAKTSVKPESLATPIQETYYGSGDYHTVYFGEIQASWKRIDVTLSS
- a CDS encoding radical SAM protein: MRILRFFDPWKGELCTCPPKYTLNPYTGCAHRCLYCYISSFIPRAFEVREKPPFLRALARDLEECDRNLYLSLSNSSDPYPPLEKERRLTRKVLELCRDAQMPVLVVTKSSLVLEDRDLLSEMQAVVSITITTLDEEKARLLEPGAPPPRERVATCALLAQKGIPVVLRVDPIIPGINDSPEEWLRILQATAPYVRQVIVSTLKLRWDTGSRLLRAFPEIRRTLSLYSEKRGNSLYLEKNLRFGILSRFRELVHSLGLPFSTCREGFQELNDSICDGSAFLNR
- a CDS encoding HD-GYP domain-containing protein, with the translated sequence MIRIATDHLRPGMVVGYPIIRDDGVVLLREGIRLNDRLIRKIKELGFAYIYIRDPRFADIDLEETISHDIRRQALVTLNESFYQIVKGNAKAIEPLKRLVDEIIDEVLSAKKSVVSLIQLRQHDDAVFSHSVNVAALSVFIGKFLRLSRQQLRVLALGSLMHDLGKIRVPLEILNKPARLSQEEWEIVQKHSLWSAELMSERVPEEPESIRIALQHHERLDGSGYPYGLSGEEIHFLSRICACADVYDALTVDRPYRKRFSYAEALEYLMGNASRLFDLQVVTTMVRHIAPYPVGETVRLTTGEIAVVVRLNDGLPIRPVVRVIRDCSGQLLEKPRDIDLMKELTVAIVGTVEENFEDFYTKEDLTSLDIEHLID